The following proteins are encoded in a genomic region of Gimesia algae:
- a CDS encoding DUF1559 domain-containing protein — protein sequence MKTKRFVPRGFTLIELLVVIAIIAILIALLLPAVQQAREAARRLSCKNNLKQLGLGLHNYQETHGCYPPGYVYKPGTDGNQSGFGWVTMILPMIDQANLYNQFDLEEPIFSPVNLIPRERQIPGLLCPSDSVSENGFIEMGSSAERYAMGCYVASFGPPDLDATQEKRAGMFSRNSSTRPRDVIDGLSNTLCVGERQNGVFRNGAAHGNHFEYETTWAGAVREITDATDDHGHMILFQTGHVPNNPASDDRDVSAPHVGFAQFLLGDGSVRLIGSSIDFGLYSALGTIAGGEVIGEY from the coding sequence ATGAAAACAAAACGTTTTGTTCCGAGGGGGTTCACTCTGATTGAGCTCCTGGTGGTGATTGCAATCATCGCCATTCTGATTGCCTTACTGTTGCCTGCCGTCCAGCAGGCACGGGAAGCAGCCAGAAGACTCTCGTGTAAAAATAACCTGAAACAGCTGGGGCTGGGATTGCACAATTACCAGGAAACCCATGGCTGTTATCCCCCCGGTTATGTGTATAAGCCGGGAACCGATGGCAACCAGTCCGGCTTTGGCTGGGTGACAATGATTCTGCCGATGATCGATCAGGCCAATCTGTACAACCAGTTTGACCTGGAAGAACCGATCTTCAGCCCCGTGAATCTGATCCCCCGCGAACGTCAGATTCCCGGCCTGCTCTGCCCGTCCGATTCGGTTTCGGAAAATGGCTTCATCGAAATGGGCAGTTCCGCCGAGCGGTATGCTATGGGCTGCTATGTCGCCAGTTTCGGTCCACCCGATCTGGATGCGACCCAGGAAAAACGCGCGGGCATGTTCAGCCGCAACAGTTCGACACGCCCCCGTGATGTGATCGACGGTCTGTCCAACACACTTTGTGTCGGCGAAAGGCAGAACGGCGTATTCAGAAATGGTGCCGCCCACGGAAACCATTTTGAATACGAAACCACCTGGGCCGGTGCCGTCCGTGAAATTACCGATGCCACCGATGACCACGGGCATATGATCCTGTTTCAGACAGGTCATGTCCCCAACAATCCGGCAAGTGATGACCGCGATGTCTCAGCTCCGCATGTGGGGTTCGCGCAGTTTCTGCTGGGAGATGGATCGGTCAGACTGATCGGTTCCAGCATTGATTTCGGACTTTACTCCGCGCTGGGTACGATTGCCGGCGGTGAAGTGATCGGCGAGTATTAA